The following proteins are encoded in a genomic region of Sneathiella marina:
- the plsY gene encoding glycerol-3-phosphate 1-O-acyltransferase PlsY has product MVDILKILVALASGYLIGSLNTGVIVGKLYGKDIRDHGSKSAGLTNTLRVLGKTAAVFVLAGDILKGILACYIGLYMGVYAHSAGATDSLSLLAAGVGAVMGHNWPLYFGFKGGKGALTAVAVLFMFDWRMALVCLGLFAVIVAVTRYVSLGTLCAALLFVILSFAPFFDHSFYFTLFAVLMAGMIIFKHRENIKRLLSGTENKLSF; this is encoded by the coding sequence ATGGTTGATATTCTCAAGATTCTAGTCGCTCTGGCTTCGGGTTACCTGATCGGCAGCCTGAATACGGGCGTGATTGTCGGGAAGCTATATGGCAAGGACATCCGCGACCACGGAAGTAAATCCGCCGGGCTGACCAACACATTGCGGGTGCTTGGGAAAACGGCGGCGGTTTTTGTTCTGGCAGGCGATATCCTGAAAGGCATACTTGCCTGTTACATCGGATTATATATGGGCGTCTATGCCCATTCGGCCGGAGCAACGGACAGCCTCAGCCTGCTGGCCGCCGGGGTCGGCGCGGTCATGGGGCATAACTGGCCGCTGTATTTTGGATTTAAAGGCGGCAAGGGGGCGCTGACCGCCGTGGCCGTGCTGTTTATGTTCGACTGGCGGATGGCGCTTGTCTGCCTTGGCCTGTTCGCGGTAATCGTCGCCGTGACCCGCTATGTCTCCCTCGGTACACTCTGCGCCGCACTGTTGTTCGTCATCCTCTCCTTCGCGCCGTTTTTCGACCATAGCTTTTATTTCACTTTATTTGCCGTCCTGATGGCCGGCATGATTATCTTCAAGCACCGGGAAAATATTAAAAGACTACTTTCCGGCACGGAAAACAAGCTTAGCTTTTGA
- a CDS encoding MucR family transcriptional regulator, with translation MAEMNINTAMDSTGVDKEELLRMTAEITSAYASNNEVGKDGLVEVIKSVYQSLSTLESNATVDRGPLVPAVPIKKSIQNDYLVCLEDGKKLKMLKRYLRSNYEMTPEEYRLKWSLPVDYPMVAPAYAKRRSEFAKEFGLGRKRKTA, from the coding sequence ATGGCAGAAATGAACATTAACACGGCAATGGATTCAACCGGTGTGGACAAAGAGGAACTTTTGCGGATGACAGCGGAAATCACTTCCGCTTATGCCAGCAATAACGAGGTCGGCAAGGACGGCCTGGTTGAGGTGATCAAATCTGTTTACCAGTCCCTTTCGACACTGGAGTCAAATGCCACAGTGGATCGCGGGCCACTGGTTCCGGCGGTGCCCATCAAGAAATCCATACAGAATGATTACCTCGTCTGTCTGGAAGATGGCAAGAAGCTGAAAATGCTGAAACGCTATCTGCGGTCCAACTACGAAATGACGCCCGAAGAATACCGGTTGAAATGGAGCTTGCCGGTGGATTATCCCATGGTGGCACCGGCTTACGCAAAGCGCCGTTCGGAATTTGCCAAGGAATTCGGCCTCGGCCGGAAACGCAAAACCGCCTGA
- a CDS encoding DUF6898 family protein has protein sequence MSQEDAAKEYIVEFEQHGASVKVSAIDPVTMTEVSIVGPSSAGQEELSRAAVQKLLFVLNKGKTDTSRSPASGDPKKPGIIV, from the coding sequence ATGTCGCAAGAGGATGCCGCCAAGGAGTATATTGTCGAGTTCGAACAGCATGGCGCCTCGGTCAAGGTGTCGGCCATCGACCCGGTGACAATGACCGAAGTCTCCATCGTCGGCCCCAGTTCCGCCGGTCAGGAGGAACTGAGCCGGGCCGCCGTTCAGAAACTTTTATTTGTGCTCAACAAGGGAAAAACCGACACGTCCCGCAGCCCGGCGTCGGGCGATCCCAAAAAACCGGGAATAATTGTCTGA
- a CDS encoding acyl-CoA dehydrogenase — protein sequence MSSAPATNSAGNKPVFNPEDPFLLDDQLTEEERLVRDTARDYCQDKLMSRVLLANRNETFDREIFPEMGALGLLGSTIDGYGCAGLGYVSYGLVAREVERVDSGYRSMMSVQSSLVMHPIHAYGSEEQRQKYLPKLATGEWIGCFGLTEPDHGSDPGSMVTRAKSVDGGYSVSGAKMWITNSPVADVFVVWAKTDDGVIRGFILEKGMDGLSAPKIEGKFSLRASITGEIVMDNVFVPEENLLPNVKGLSGPFGCLNNARFGIAWGALGAAEFCWQAALDYTMDRKQFGRPLAANQLIQKKLADMQTEISIGLQSCLRVGHLKEENRAAPEMISLIKRNSCGKALDIARVARDMHGGNGISDEYHIIRHVMNLEAVNTYEGTHDVHALILGRAQTGIQSFTGA from the coding sequence ATGAGTAGCGCCCCAGCCACCAATTCCGCCGGAAACAAGCCTGTTTTCAACCCCGAAGATCCGTTCCTGCTCGACGATCAGCTGACCGAAGAGGAACGGCTGGTCCGTGACACCGCCCGTGATTATTGTCAGGACAAGCTGATGAGCCGGGTCCTTCTCGCCAACCGCAATGAAACATTTGATCGGGAAATCTTCCCGGAAATGGGGGCACTGGGATTGCTCGGCTCGACCATCGACGGTTATGGCTGTGCCGGTCTGGGCTATGTGTCCTATGGCCTTGTCGCCCGTGAAGTGGAGCGGGTCGATAGTGGCTATCGTTCCATGATGTCCGTGCAGTCCAGTCTGGTCATGCATCCCATTCATGCCTATGGCAGCGAGGAACAGCGCCAGAAATATCTGCCCAAACTGGCCACCGGTGAATGGATCGGCTGCTTCGGATTGACCGAGCCGGACCATGGGTCCGATCCGGGCAGCATGGTCACCCGCGCCAAATCCGTTGATGGCGGCTATTCGGTCAGCGGCGCCAAAATGTGGATCACCAATTCTCCGGTTGCCGATGTGTTTGTGGTCTGGGCGAAAACCGATGATGGCGTCATTCGCGGCTTTATCCTGGAAAAAGGCATGGACGGTTTGTCGGCCCCGAAAATCGAGGGCAAGTTTTCCCTGCGGGCCTCCATCACCGGGGAAATCGTCATGGACAATGTGTTCGTGCCCGAAGAAAACCTGCTGCCCAATGTCAAGGGCCTGAGCGGTCCGTTCGGCTGTCTCAACAATGCCCGTTTCGGTATCGCCTGGGGGGCCCTTGGTGCGGCGGAATTCTGCTGGCAGGCCGCCCTCGATTATACCATGGACCGCAAACAGTTCGGCCGTCCCCTCGCCGCCAATCAGCTGATCCAGAAAAAACTGGCGGACATGCAGACGGAGATTTCCATCGGCCTGCAAAGCTGCCTGCGGGTCGGCCACCTGAAAGAGGAAAACCGTGCCGCGCCGGAAATGATCTCGCTGATCAAGCGCAATTCCTGCGGCAAGGCCCTCGATATCGCCCGTGTCGCCCGGGACATGCATGGCGGCAACGGCATCAGTGACGAATATCATATCATCCGCCATGTGATGAACCTGGAAGCGGTCAATACCTATGAAGGCACCCATGATGTCCATGCCCTTATTCTCGGCCGGGCGCAAACCGGTATCCAGTCGTTCACCGGCGCCTAG
- a CDS encoding SDR family oxidoreductase has translation MKINGKNIIITGGASGIGKALALRFHAEGARGITVADMQADPLQDVADQIGGLAVAGDVSDEAHIKDLVAKSEAAYGPVDIFVSNAGIARMGWEESPDETWQLNWDIHVMAHVYAARAVVDKMIANGGGYLVNTASAAGLLSQVDSATYAVTKHAAVAFAETLSIRYGDKGVRVSVLCPQQVRTAMTENNLEGVAGVDGTMEPEELAEHVVTSMDKEEFLILPHEQVIDYMRRKTSDYDRWLGGMRKLRDMYIK, from the coding sequence ATGAAAATCAACGGCAAAAACATCATCATCACCGGCGGTGCCAGCGGCATTGGCAAGGCCCTCGCCTTGCGCTTCCATGCCGAAGGCGCGCGCGGGATTACCGTCGCCGACATGCAAGCTGACCCCCTGCAGGATGTCGCCGACCAGATCGGCGGCCTGGCGGTTGCCGGTGACGTCAGTGATGAAGCCCATATCAAGGACCTGGTCGCGAAGTCCGAAGCCGCCTACGGCCCCGTCGATATCTTCGTCTCCAATGCCGGCATTGCCCGCATGGGATGGGAAGAAAGCCCCGACGAGACCTGGCAGCTCAACTGGGACATCCATGTGATGGCCCATGTCTATGCCGCCCGCGCCGTCGTCGACAAGATGATCGCCAATGGCGGTGGCTACCTGGTCAATACGGCCTCCGCCGCCGGCCTGCTCAGCCAGGTGGACAGCGCCACTTATGCGGTGACAAAACATGCCGCCGTTGCCTTTGCCGAAACCCTGTCCATCCGCTATGGCGACAAGGGCGTTCGCGTCTCCGTCCTCTGCCCACAGCAGGTGCGCACGGCCATGACCGAAAACAACCTGGAAGGCGTCGCCGGTGTCGATGGCACCATGGAGCCCGAGGAACTGGCCGAACATGTGGTCACCTCCATGGACAAGGAAGAATTCCTCATCCTCCCCCATGAGCAGGTTATCGATTACATGCGTCGCAAGACAAGCGACTATGATCGCTGGCTCGGTGGCATGCGTAAACTGCGTGATATGTATATCAAATAG